In Variovorax paradoxus, a single genomic region encodes these proteins:
- a CDS encoding phage holin family protein — protein MRLLSLFGLDARVRRLRIAAAEGALAAEDRVQLLRMAWEDEKQRLKLMLVFGLAVLGLTTVTVALVSVAVVVHFWDTPYRITAAWSVAGVWIVLWLVAAIGLLQTLRNASNGFAPARHEFERDWAWVQDRFGLGKDPDQHEDEPRPPRPVTREELLARMDRQRERIATLQGGRDPQFAHDAAEGEQQAPPPDESAAAAALRLARAHPVATGVIAAAAVVVIRPKRLLRWAAFIAPVLWRMR, from the coding sequence ATGAGGCTGCTGTCCCTGTTCGGCCTGGACGCCCGCGTCCGCCGGCTGCGCATCGCCGCCGCCGAAGGCGCCTTGGCGGCCGAAGACCGGGTGCAACTGCTGCGAATGGCCTGGGAGGACGAGAAACAGCGCCTGAAGCTGATGCTCGTCTTCGGGCTGGCCGTGCTGGGGCTGACCACCGTCACCGTGGCGCTGGTGTCCGTGGCAGTGGTGGTTCATTTCTGGGACACGCCTTACCGCATCACGGCCGCATGGTCGGTGGCGGGCGTGTGGATCGTGCTGTGGCTGGTGGCTGCCATCGGCCTGCTGCAGACCCTGCGCAACGCGTCCAACGGCTTTGCGCCGGCGCGCCATGAGTTCGAACGCGACTGGGCCTGGGTGCAGGACCGCTTCGGCCTCGGCAAAGACCCCGACCAGCACGAAGACGAACCGCGCCCGCCGCGGCCGGTTACGCGAGAAGAGTTGCTCGCGCGCATGGATCGGCAGCGCGAACGCATCGCAACGCTGCAGGGCGGCCGCGACCCGCAGTTCGCACACGATGCGGCCGAGGGGGAGCAGCAAGCGCCTCCGCCCGACGAGTCCGCCGCTGCCGCTGCATTGCGCCTTGCTCGCGCCCACCCCGTGGCCACCGGCGTGATCGCCGCGGCCGCCGTGGTGGTGATCCGGCCAAAGCGTCTGCTGCGCTGGGCCGCGTTCATTGCGCCAGTGCTCTGGCGCATGCGCTAA
- a CDS encoding glutaredoxin family protein — MHPPPYKFSPHRLIGLALVFAAASATAQTVYRQVDKNGKVTFSDRAPSADAGAASGPQGGISTPPNAGLPYELRQVAQRYPVTLYSGEECAPCSAARSMLTTRGIPFDERTVKSNEELEALQRLSGQSSLPLLTIGSQQLKGFSDVEWSQYLDAAGYPKSNSLPAGYRNGPARPLVAQQAAPAARTPAAAPAAQPTSPPPASNEPSPSNPAGIKF, encoded by the coding sequence ATGCATCCGCCCCCTTACAAATTCTCACCGCATCGCCTGATCGGCCTGGCCCTTGTGTTCGCCGCCGCGAGCGCAACGGCGCAGACCGTCTACCGCCAGGTGGACAAGAACGGCAAGGTCACTTTCTCGGACCGCGCACCGAGCGCCGACGCAGGGGCGGCTTCGGGGCCGCAAGGCGGCATCTCCACGCCGCCCAATGCCGGGTTGCCCTATGAACTGCGGCAGGTGGCTCAGCGCTACCCGGTCACGCTGTACAGCGGCGAAGAATGCGCGCCCTGCAGCGCCGCCCGCTCCATGCTCACGACGCGCGGCATTCCGTTCGACGAGCGCACCGTCAAGAGCAACGAGGAACTCGAGGCGCTGCAACGCCTGAGCGGCCAGAGTTCGCTGCCGCTGCTGACCATCGGATCGCAGCAGCTCAAGGGTTTCTCGGATGTCGAATGGTCGCAGTACCTCGACGCGGCGGGCTATCCGAAGAGCAACAGCCTGCCCGCCGGCTACCGCAACGGCCCGGCGCGGCCGCTGGTCGCGCAGCAGGCCGCACCCGCCGCCCGTACGCCTGCCGCGGCACCGGCTGCGCAACCCACCTCGCCGCCGCCCGCATCGAACGAGCCGAGTCCGAGCAACCCGGCCGGCATCAAGTTCTGA
- the dnaQ gene encoding DNA polymerase III subunit epsilon, translated as MSRLIVLDTETTGLSAENGDRVIELGCVELFNRKLTGNDLHIYFNPERESHEDALKVHGLTTDFLRDKPKFATLANDIVEYLRDAELIIHNAAFDVGFLNKEFERAGFPPLRTFVAEVTDTLAMAKLVYPGKRNSLDALCDRFGVDRSNRTFHGAKLDAQLLADVYINLTRGQDALLIDVASSEPEVGTAVVAMDLSQFELPVILAAEQELAAHEGVLAQLDKSSGGRTLFRQNDEKAVA; from the coding sequence ATGAGTCGCTTGATCGTCCTCGATACCGAAACCACCGGGCTTTCCGCGGAAAACGGCGACCGCGTCATCGAGCTCGGCTGCGTGGAGCTGTTCAACCGCAAGCTCACCGGCAACGACCTGCACATCTATTTCAACCCGGAGCGCGAGAGCCACGAAGACGCGCTGAAGGTCCACGGCCTGACGACCGACTTCCTGCGCGACAAGCCGAAGTTCGCGACGCTGGCGAACGACATCGTCGAGTACCTGCGCGATGCCGAGCTGATCATTCACAACGCGGCCTTCGACGTGGGCTTCCTCAACAAGGAGTTCGAGCGCGCCGGTTTTCCCCCGCTGCGCACCTTCGTTGCGGAAGTGACCGACACACTGGCCATGGCCAAGCTGGTGTATCCGGGCAAGCGCAATTCGCTCGATGCACTGTGCGACCGCTTCGGCGTCGATCGTTCGAACCGCACCTTCCACGGCGCCAAGCTGGACGCCCAGTTGCTGGCTGACGTCTACATCAACCTCACACGCGGGCAGGATGCGCTGCTCATCGATGTGGCGTCGAGCGAGCCCGAGGTGGGCACCGCCGTCGTGGCGATGGACCTGAGCCAGTTCGAGCTGCCGGTGATCCTGGCAGCGGAGCAAGAACTCGCCGCGCACGAGGGCGTGCTGGCTCAACTCGATAAATCTTCTGGTGGCCGCACACTGTTTCGTCAAAATGACGAAAAAGCTGTGGCATAA
- a CDS encoding M3 family metallopeptidase yields MAMTNNPLLDFNDLPLFDRIKPEHVSPAVDTLLADAETALQTVTAPEFPADWNAISKVLDVASERFSRAWGAIGHLNAVADTPELRAAYNEAMPRVTAFWTRLGSDERLYAKYKAIDVATLNAEQRQAHRNAVRNFVLGGAELQGDAKKRFADIQERQAELSQKFSENALDATDAFAYYAQLGELEGVPEDVVSAARAAAEADGKEGYKLTLKMPCYLPVMQFAKSSALREKLYRAYVTRASEFGDAAFDNTPLITEILALREEEAKLLGYRNFGELSVVPKMAESPEQVVKFLRDLATKAKPYGERDLADLRVFAAEQLSITDPQPWDWSYIGEKLKEARYAFSEQEVKQYFPAPKVMAGLFKIVETLFEVSIRRDSAPVWHPSVEFYRIERQTPQGVQKVGQFYLDPSARAAKRGGAWMDDVRARWLRPDNGVLQTPVAQLVCNFASGVDGKPPLLTHDDVTTLFHEFGHGLHHMLTQVNERDVSGISGVEWDAVELPSQFMENFCWEWDVLKHMTAHVDTGAPLPRALFDKMTAAKNFQSGLQTLRQIEFSLFDMLLHTEYHAADAKPGDVMALLGKVRTEVAVMPSPPFSRTPNTFSHIFSGGYAAGYYSYKWAEVLSADAYAAFEETVGADGEPNIETGRKYRQAILEAGGSRSAMDSFKAFRGREPQLDALLRHQGMAEAQPA; encoded by the coding sequence ATGGCCATGACGAACAACCCCCTCCTCGATTTCAACGATCTCCCGCTGTTCGACCGGATCAAGCCGGAGCATGTGTCGCCCGCGGTCGATACGCTGCTGGCCGACGCCGAGACCGCGCTGCAGACCGTGACGGCGCCCGAGTTCCCCGCCGACTGGAACGCGATCTCGAAGGTGCTCGACGTGGCCTCCGAACGCTTCAGCCGCGCCTGGGGCGCCATCGGCCACCTGAACGCCGTGGCCGACACCCCTGAGCTGCGCGCCGCCTACAACGAGGCCATGCCCCGCGTCACCGCCTTCTGGACCCGCCTGGGCTCCGACGAGCGGCTCTACGCCAAATACAAGGCCATCGACGTCGCCACGCTCAACGCCGAGCAGCGCCAGGCCCACCGCAACGCGGTGCGCAACTTCGTGCTCGGCGGCGCCGAGCTTCAGGGCGATGCCAAGAAGCGCTTCGCCGACATCCAGGAACGCCAGGCCGAGCTGAGCCAGAAGTTCAGCGAGAACGCCCTCGACGCGACCGACGCCTTCGCCTACTACGCCCAGCTCGGCGAACTCGAAGGCGTGCCCGAAGACGTGGTGAGCGCCGCCCGCGCGGCCGCCGAGGCCGACGGCAAGGAAGGCTACAAGCTCACGCTCAAGATGCCGTGCTACCTGCCGGTGATGCAGTTCGCCAAGAGCAGCGCGCTGCGCGAAAAGCTCTACCGCGCCTACGTCACCCGCGCCAGCGAGTTCGGCGACGCGGCCTTCGACAACACCCCGCTCATCACCGAGATCCTCGCGCTGCGCGAGGAAGAGGCCAAGCTGCTGGGCTACAGGAATTTCGGCGAACTGTCGGTCGTGCCGAAGATGGCCGAATCGCCCGAGCAGGTCGTCAAGTTCCTGCGCGACCTCGCGACCAAGGCCAAGCCCTATGGCGAACGCGATCTGGCCGACCTGCGCGTCTTCGCTGCCGAGCAGTTGAGCATCACCGACCCGCAACCCTGGGACTGGAGCTACATTGGCGAGAAGCTGAAAGAAGCGCGCTACGCCTTCAGCGAGCAGGAGGTGAAGCAGTACTTCCCGGCGCCGAAGGTCATGGCCGGCCTTTTCAAGATCGTCGAGACGCTGTTCGAAGTGTCGATCCGCCGCGACAGCGCGCCGGTGTGGCACCCGAGCGTCGAGTTCTATCGCATCGAACGCCAAACCCCTCAGGGCGTCCAGAAGGTCGGCCAGTTCTATCTCGACCCGTCCGCCCGCGCCGCCAAGCGCGGCGGTGCCTGGATGGACGACGTGCGCGCCCGCTGGCTGCGCCCCGACAACGGCGTGCTGCAGACGCCGGTCGCGCAGTTGGTGTGCAACTTCGCGAGCGGTGTCGACGGCAAGCCGCCGCTGCTCACGCACGACGACGTGACCACCCTCTTCCACGAGTTCGGCCACGGCCTGCACCACATGCTCACGCAGGTGAACGAGCGCGACGTCTCGGGCATCAGCGGCGTCGAGTGGGACGCGGTCGAGCTGCCAAGCCAGTTCATGGAAAACTTCTGCTGGGAATGGGATGTGCTCAAGCACATGACCGCCCACGTCGATACCGGCGCGCCGCTGCCGCGCGCGCTGTTCGACAAGATGACGGCTGCCAAGAACTTCCAGAGCGGCCTGCAGACGCTGCGCCAGATCGAGTTCTCGCTGTTCGACATGCTGCTGCACACCGAGTACCACGCGGCCGACGCCAAGCCCGGCGACGTGATGGCGCTGCTGGGCAAGGTGCGCACTGAAGTCGCTGTGATGCCCTCCCCGCCGTTCAGCCGCACGCCGAATACTTTCAGCCACATCTTCTCGGGCGGCTACGCGGCCGGCTACTACAGCTACAAGTGGGCCGAGGTGCTGAGCGCCGACGCCTACGCGGCCTTCGAGGAAACCGTGGGCGCCGACGGCGAACCGAACATCGAGACCGGCCGCAAGTACCGCCAGGCCATCCTCGAAGCCGGTGGCAGCCGCAGCGCGATGGATTCGTTCAAGGCCTTCCGCGGCCGCGAACCCCAGCTTGATGCGCTGCTGCGACATCAAGGCATGGCCGAGGCCCAGCCCGCTTGA
- a CDS encoding NAD(P)/FAD-dependent oxidoreductase, with product MDEIDCAVIGAGVVGLAVARALALAGREVLVLESEGAIGTATSSRNSEVIHAGIYYPKGSLKARLCVEGKQLLYAYADERGVPHRRCGKLIVATSPEQAGQLEAIRVKAAANGVDDLELLTEQQAKALEPQLQCVAALHSPSTGIVDSHALMLSLLGDLENAGGMLALKSPVTRAECGADGIVLIAQDGTALRCRTVVNAAGLGAPALARRFEGLPASSVPQEYFAKGNYFTLSGRAPFGRLVYPVPEPGGLGVHLTIDLGGQAKFGPDVQWVSSADDLVVDPARGDGFYAEVRKYWPALPDGALIPGYAGMRPKISGPGEPAADFVIEGPSSHGVAGLVNLFGIESPGLTSSLAIGAHVARLLAGTEA from the coding sequence ATGGACGAAATTGATTGCGCCGTCATCGGCGCTGGAGTGGTGGGGCTGGCCGTGGCGCGCGCGTTGGCGCTCGCGGGCCGGGAGGTGTTGGTGCTCGAATCCGAAGGTGCCATCGGCACTGCAACGAGTTCGCGCAACAGCGAGGTGATTCACGCGGGCATCTATTACCCGAAGGGCTCGCTGAAGGCACGGCTTTGCGTCGAGGGCAAGCAACTGCTGTACGCCTATGCCGATGAGCGCGGCGTGCCGCATCGGCGCTGCGGCAAGCTGATCGTGGCGACGTCGCCCGAACAGGCCGGTCAACTCGAGGCGATCCGGGTCAAGGCGGCTGCCAACGGGGTCGACGATCTGGAACTGCTTACCGAACAGCAGGCCAAGGCGCTGGAGCCGCAACTGCAATGCGTGGCGGCCCTGCATTCGCCCAGCACCGGCATCGTCGACAGCCATGCGCTGATGCTGAGCCTGCTCGGCGACCTCGAGAACGCGGGCGGCATGCTCGCGCTGAAATCACCGGTGACGCGCGCCGAATGTGGTGCCGACGGCATCGTGCTGATCGCGCAGGACGGCACGGCGTTGCGCTGCCGGACGGTGGTCAATGCAGCGGGGCTCGGAGCCCCGGCGCTGGCCCGTCGATTCGAGGGGCTGCCCGCCTCGTCGGTGCCGCAAGAGTATTTCGCCAAGGGCAACTACTTCACCCTGTCGGGGCGAGCGCCTTTCGGCCGCCTCGTCTATCCGGTTCCCGAGCCGGGCGGCTTGGGCGTGCATTTGACGATCGACCTCGGCGGCCAGGCCAAGTTCGGGCCCGACGTGCAGTGGGTGTCTTCGGCCGACGACCTCGTGGTCGACCCCGCGCGCGGCGACGGCTTCTATGCCGAGGTGCGCAAGTACTGGCCGGCGCTGCCCGACGGCGCACTTATTCCCGGCTACGCAGGCATGCGGCCCAAGATCTCGGGGCCGGGCGAGCCGGCTGCGGACTTCGTGATCGAGGGGCCCTCGTCGCACGGTGTGGCGGGCCTGGTCAATCTGTTCGGCATCGAGTCGCCGGGGCTCACGAGCAGCCTGGCGATCGGGGCGCATGTCGCCCGCCTGCTGGCGGGTACGGAAGCTTGA
- a CDS encoding glycine zipper domain-containing protein yields MSASKNLEAAAEDIASDVRGVLASKDLDSVPHIKALRQRIDTKLAIARELASEKSKLAAKKAREAATSANAYAHDEPWQIAGAALAVGVLVGLLLGRR; encoded by the coding sequence ATGAGTGCATCCAAAAATCTTGAAGCAGCAGCCGAAGACATCGCAAGCGACGTGCGCGGCGTGCTGGCGAGCAAGGACCTGGATTCGGTTCCCCACATCAAGGCGCTGCGCCAGCGCATCGACACCAAGCTCGCCATCGCGCGCGAGCTCGCTTCCGAGAAAAGCAAGCTCGCCGCCAAGAAGGCGCGCGAAGCGGCCACCTCCGCCAACGCCTACGCACACGACGAACCATGGCAGATCGCCGGTGCCGCACTGGCCGTCGGCGTGCTGGTGGGCCTGCTGCTTGGCCGCCGCTGA
- the rpiA gene encoding ribose-5-phosphate isomerase RpiA — protein MTAPASPTPASGTLSQDELKALVGHAALAYVVKGEIVGVGTGSTVNKFIDALATIKDQIKGAVSSSVASTERLRALGIPVFDSNEVEELAVYIDGADEIDHRGFMVKGGGAALTREKIVAAQSRKFICIADASKLVETLGAFPLPVEVIPMAARRVMRQFTAMGGIAQVREKDGLPLVTDNGQHIVDVTGLRIGDPLAFESEVSQWPGVVTVGVFAHQKADVCLLGTATGVKTMTFA, from the coding sequence ATGACCGCACCCGCCTCCCCAACCCCCGCTTCCGGCACCCTGTCCCAGGACGAACTCAAGGCCCTGGTCGGGCATGCCGCTCTGGCCTACGTGGTCAAGGGCGAGATCGTCGGCGTCGGCACCGGCTCCACGGTGAACAAGTTCATCGACGCGCTGGCGACGATCAAGGACCAGATCAAGGGCGCCGTTTCCAGCTCGGTTGCCTCCACCGAGCGCCTGCGGGCGCTGGGCATCCCGGTGTTCGACAGCAACGAGGTCGAGGAACTGGCCGTCTACATCGACGGTGCCGACGAAATCGATCACCGCGGCTTCATGGTGAAGGGCGGCGGCGCGGCACTTACACGCGAGAAGATCGTGGCCGCCCAGTCGCGCAAGTTCATCTGCATCGCCGATGCCTCCAAGCTGGTAGAAACGCTGGGCGCCTTCCCGCTGCCGGTGGAGGTGATTCCGATGGCTGCACGCCGCGTGATGCGCCAGTTCACGGCCATGGGTGGCATTGCCCAGGTGCGCGAGAAGGACGGCCTGCCGCTGGTGACGGACAACGGCCAGCACATCGTCGACGTGACCGGCCTGCGCATCGGCGACCCGCTGGCCTTCGAGTCCGAAGTGAGCCAGTGGCCGGGCGTGGTGACTGTCGGCGTCTTCGCGCACCAGAAGGCCGACGTGTGCCTGCTGGGCACCGCGACTGGCGTGAAAACGATGACGTTTGCCTGA
- a CDS encoding stereocilin, with translation MATHPDLPTPVTPDLPVEPDEGPSTPPDEPTDPEPPPSVS, from the coding sequence ATGGCCACTCATCCCGATCTTCCGACCCCCGTGACGCCGGACCTGCCCGTCGAGCCCGATGAAGGCCCGAGCACGCCACCGGACGAACCCACCGACCCCGAGCCGCCACCCTCGGTGAGTTGA
- the fdx gene encoding ISC system 2Fe-2S type ferredoxin, with amino-acid sequence MPTIKIYPHPEYCPQGAEITAPAGTSICEALLDNHINIEHACEMSCACTTCHVIVREGFNSLNEAEEGEEDLLDRAWGLEPQSRLSCQSILAQENVTIEIPKYSINHAKENH; translated from the coding sequence ATGCCCACGATCAAGATCTACCCGCATCCCGAGTACTGCCCGCAAGGCGCCGAAATCACCGCGCCCGCAGGCACCTCGATCTGCGAGGCGCTGCTCGACAACCACATCAACATCGAGCACGCCTGCGAGATGAGCTGTGCCTGCACCACCTGCCACGTGATCGTGCGCGAGGGTTTCAACTCGCTCAACGAAGCGGAAGAGGGCGAAGAAGATCTGCTCGACCGTGCCTGGGGCCTGGAGCCGCAATCGCGCCTGAGTTGCCAATCGATCCTGGCGCAGGAGAATGTGACTATCGAGATTCCCAAATACTCGATCAATCACGCCAAGGAAAACCACTGA
- the folD gene encoding bifunctional methylenetetrahydrofolate dehydrogenase/methenyltetrahydrofolate cyclohydrolase FolD, with the protein MTAQLIDGNALAQTIRAEVAGRTAALKARGVNPALSIILVGEDPASQVYTKHKVNDSAQTGLSATLETYPADMTEADLLARIRALNDDPKVHGILVQLPLPKHMDSQKVIETISPSKDVDGFHVASAGALMTGAPGFWPCTPHGCMKMLESIGYNLRGKHAVVIGRSNIVGKPMAMMLLAKSATVTICHSATQDLGAITRQADVIVAAVGKRNLLTADMVKPGAVVIDVGMNRKEDGKLAGDVDFDGVKEVASWITPVPGGVGPMTRAMLLANTLEAAERAAK; encoded by the coding sequence ATGACCGCCCAACTGATCGACGGCAACGCCCTCGCCCAAACCATCCGCGCCGAAGTTGCCGGCCGCACCGCCGCGCTCAAGGCCCGAGGCGTGAACCCGGCCCTTTCCATCATCCTCGTGGGCGAAGACCCGGCCAGCCAGGTCTACACGAAGCACAAGGTCAACGACAGCGCCCAGACCGGCCTCTCGGCCACGCTCGAGACCTACCCCGCCGACATGACCGAGGCCGACCTGCTGGCCCGCATCCGCGCGCTCAACGACGATCCGAAGGTGCATGGCATCCTGGTCCAGCTCCCGCTGCCGAAGCACATGGACAGCCAGAAGGTCATCGAGACGATCTCGCCCAGCAAGGACGTGGACGGCTTCCACGTCGCCAGCGCCGGCGCGCTCATGACCGGCGCCCCCGGCTTCTGGCCCTGCACGCCGCACGGCTGCATGAAGATGCTCGAATCCATCGGCTACAACCTGCGCGGCAAGCACGCGGTGGTCATCGGCCGCAGCAACATCGTCGGCAAGCCGATGGCCATGATGCTGCTGGCCAAGAGCGCCACCGTGACCATCTGCCACAGCGCCACGCAAGACCTGGGCGCCATCACGCGCCAGGCCGACGTGATCGTCGCCGCCGTGGGCAAGCGCAATCTCCTCACGGCGGACATGGTGAAGCCCGGCGCGGTGGTCATCGACGTGGGCATGAATCGCAAGGAAGACGGCAAGCTGGCAGGCGACGTCGATTTCGACGGCGTCAAGGAAGTCGCAAGCTGGATCACGCCCGTGCCGGGCGGCGTCGGGCCCATGACGCGCGCCATGCTGCTCGCCAACACTCTTGAAGCCGCCGAACGCGCCGCAAAGTAA
- a CDS encoding peptidoglycan recognition protein family protein, translating into MSTIDTNGMLVDPKVIPRRSSGIEHGALPSVLAIVVHQTDSSTAESSLNGYQAGGNGAHFLIDKNGQIYQTASVYARCYHVGKLIKSKCLTINKSTCDTSAMAKMLAMSWTSQINAIDAHERAKPYPDRYPVNNDSIGIELVGLHIDDKSYEDVTAAQNASLQWLIDELYLQFNLKSSDVYRHPTVSYKNPGEASSALWK; encoded by the coding sequence ATGTCCACCATCGACACCAACGGGATGCTGGTCGATCCCAAGGTGATACCCAGGCGGTCATCCGGCATCGAGCACGGCGCATTGCCCAGTGTGCTGGCCATCGTCGTTCACCAGACCGATTCCAGCACCGCCGAGTCCAGCCTCAACGGCTACCAGGCGGGCGGCAACGGCGCCCACTTCCTGATCGACAAGAACGGCCAGATCTACCAGACGGCCAGCGTGTATGCGCGCTGCTATCACGTCGGCAAGCTGATCAAGTCGAAGTGCCTCACCATCAACAAGAGCACTTGCGACACGTCAGCCATGGCCAAGATGCTGGCGATGTCGTGGACCAGCCAGATCAACGCCATCGATGCGCATGAGCGCGCAAAGCCCTACCCCGATCGGTATCCGGTGAACAACGACTCGATCGGCATCGAACTGGTCGGCCTGCACATCGACGACAAGAGCTACGAGGACGTGACAGCTGCGCAGAACGCGTCGCTTCAATGGCTGATCGATGAGCTGTACCTGCAGTTCAACCTGAAGTCGAGCGACGTCTACCGGCATCCGACGGTGTCGTACAAGAATCCAGGCGAAGCGAGTTCGGCGCTATGGAAGTAA
- a CDS encoding quinone-dependent dihydroorotate dehydrogenase → MPLLMPSSLYGLARPFLFGFDPEHAHELTLDGLARTQNTPLACAYSAPRVSDPIQLAGLSFPNRVGLAAGLDKNARCIDAFAAMGFGFVEVGTVTPKGQPGNPKPRMFRLPQRDALINRLGFNNEGLEAFLANVQKARFRKAGGAAKQPMLLGLNIGKNAATPIERAVDDYLACLDGVYPHADYVTINISSPNTANLRSLQSDEALDALLGAVAERREALATRHAKRSPLFVKIAPDLDETQVAVIAATLKRHGMDGVIATNTTLARDAVKGLPHAEEAGGLSGAPVREASNRVIAQLRAALGSGFPIIGVGGILSGADAKAKIAAGADVVQIYTGLIYRGPALVREAAQALLHDRSKA, encoded by the coding sequence ATGCCCCTGCTGATGCCCTCTTCGCTCTACGGCCTGGCCCGCCCTTTCCTGTTCGGCTTCGACCCCGAGCACGCCCATGAACTGACCCTCGACGGACTCGCGCGCACCCAGAACACGCCCCTGGCCTGCGCCTATTCGGCGCCGCGCGTCAGCGATCCCATCCAGCTCGCAGGGCTGAGCTTTCCCAACCGGGTTGGTCTGGCGGCCGGCCTCGACAAGAACGCCCGCTGCATCGACGCCTTCGCGGCCATGGGCTTCGGGTTCGTCGAAGTGGGCACGGTCACGCCGAAGGGCCAGCCGGGTAACCCCAAGCCCCGCATGTTCCGCCTGCCGCAGCGCGACGCGCTGATCAACCGGCTGGGCTTCAACAACGAAGGTCTGGAGGCCTTCCTGGCGAACGTGCAGAAGGCGCGCTTCCGCAAGGCAGGCGGCGCGGCCAAACAGCCGATGCTGCTGGGCCTGAACATCGGCAAGAACGCCGCCACGCCGATCGAGCGCGCGGTGGACGACTACCTTGCCTGCCTCGACGGCGTGTATCCGCATGCCGATTACGTGACGATCAACATCTCCAGCCCCAACACGGCCAACCTGCGCTCGCTGCAGAGCGACGAGGCGCTCGATGCCCTGCTCGGCGCCGTGGCAGAGCGCCGCGAAGCGCTGGCCACGCGCCACGCCAAGCGCTCGCCGCTGTTCGTGAAGATCGCGCCCGACCTCGACGAGACGCAAGTCGCGGTCATTGCGGCCACGCTGAAGCGCCACGGCATGGATGGCGTCATCGCCACCAACACCACGCTGGCGCGCGACGCGGTGAAGGGCCTCCCGCATGCGGAGGAAGCAGGCGGCTTGTCGGGTGCGCCGGTACGAGAAGCCAGCAACCGCGTGATCGCGCAACTGCGCGCGGCACTGGGCTCGGGTTTTCCGATCATCGGGGTGGGCGGCATCCTGAGCGGGGCTGATGCCAAGGCCAAGATCGCGGCCGGCGCGGATGTGGTGCAGATCTACACCGGCCTGATCTACCGCGGCCCCGCGCTGGTCCGCGAAGCGGCCCAGGCGCTGCTGCACGATCGCAGCAAGGCCTGA
- a CDS encoding response regulator transcription factor has translation MSLIPKKGTVYVVDDDEAVRDSLQWLLEGKDYRVRCFDSAESFLSRYDPREVACLIVDIRMAGMTGLELQDRLIERRSPLPIVVITGHGDVPMAVDSMKKGAMDFIQKPFNDEELVTLVERMLEHARGAFTQHQQSASRDALLSKLTGREAQVLERIVAGRLNKQIADDLGISIKTVEAHRANIMEKLNANTVADLLKIALGQAAPAAKA, from the coding sequence ATGAGTTTGATTCCGAAGAAGGGCACGGTCTATGTCGTTGATGACGACGAAGCCGTACGCGATTCGCTGCAATGGCTGCTCGAAGGCAAGGACTACAGAGTCCGCTGTTTCGATTCCGCCGAATCCTTTCTCTCCCGATACGACCCGCGCGAAGTCGCCTGTTTGATCGTCGACATCCGCATGGCCGGCATGACCGGCCTCGAACTGCAGGATCGGCTGATCGAGAGGCGCTCCCCGCTGCCGATCGTGGTCATCACCGGCCACGGCGACGTGCCGATGGCCGTCGACAGCATGAAGAAGGGCGCCATGGATTTCATCCAGAAGCCCTTCAACGACGAGGAACTCGTCACGCTGGTCGAGCGCATGCTCGAACATGCGCGCGGCGCCTTCACCCAGCACCAGCAATCGGCCAGCCGCGACGCGCTGCTGTCCAAGCTCACCGGCCGCGAGGCACAGGTGCTCGAGCGCATCGTCGCCGGCCGCCTGAACAAGCAGATCGCGGACGACCTGGGCATCAGCATCAAGACGGTCGAGGCGCACCGCGCCAACATCATGGAAAAGCTCAACGCCAACACCGTGGCCGACCTCCTCAAGATCGCGCTCGGACAGGCGGCCCCGGCGGCCAAGGCCTAG